The nucleotide window AATCTTGCCCATGCTTAGGAAAAGGAACGGTCCTGCTGGGAAAGGCGCGCGGCCGCCTCGCGCAATTTTGACCATGTCGCGTCGAGCGCTTCCGGGAGCACTCGAGTCTGCCCGACGACCGGCATAAAGTTGGTGTCGCCGTCCCACCGGGGAACCAGGTGCCCGTGCAGATGCGCGATGCTACCGCCTGCTGCGCTGCCAAGATTGAAGCCGATGTTTACTCCATCCGGTTTCAGGGCTTCGGAGAGCACTCGTTTCCCAAAGACGACCGTCGCCATCAGGTCGGC belongs to Opitutaceae bacterium and includes:
- a CDS encoding HIT domain-containing protein, with protein sequence MQQIFAFWRMEYIEAPRFPKSKRPFSELPQLGDDRAALIIHRSSLTYLMLNRFPYNPGHLLAIPLREVNDLEELTSEESADLMATVVFGKRVLSEALKPDGVNIGFNLGSAAGGSIAHLHGHLVPRWDGDTNFMPVVGQTRVLPEALDATWSKLREAAARLSQQDRSFS